The Devosia sp. A16 genome includes a window with the following:
- a CDS encoding NAD-dependent epimerase/dehydratase family protein, protein MAKVVIIGGSGHVGTYLVPRLVEAGHQVVNITRGHRKPYLPNAAWDRVETVLIDRDAAEREGSFGTAIAALEADIVIDMICFTLPSARHLVEALRGKVQHFIHCGTIWVYGHNTAVPATEEQPLNPFGEYGTHKAAIERYLLDEARRRGFPATVFRPGHIVGPGWAPLNPAGHFNAEVFSKIARGEELTLPNFGLETVHHVHADDLARLVMAIISSRSTSVGEAFNAVSPQAVNLRGYAEATYRWFGHEPKLSYLPFEQWKAGQDADEANATWEHIVRSPSHSMEKARRLLGFMPRYASLEAVQEAVGWLIDNGKVRGPQD, encoded by the coding sequence GTGGCCAAGGTCGTCATCATCGGAGGCAGTGGCCATGTCGGCACCTACCTCGTGCCCCGACTGGTCGAAGCCGGCCACCAGGTGGTCAACATCACGCGCGGGCATCGCAAGCCCTACTTGCCCAACGCGGCCTGGGACAGGGTGGAGACCGTGCTCATCGATCGCGACGCAGCCGAACGTGAGGGCAGCTTCGGCACCGCCATTGCAGCGCTCGAAGCCGACATCGTCATCGATATGATCTGTTTCACGCTCCCCAGCGCCCGGCATCTGGTCGAGGCGCTGCGCGGCAAGGTGCAACACTTCATCCATTGCGGCACCATCTGGGTCTATGGCCACAACACCGCAGTGCCGGCCACCGAGGAGCAGCCGCTCAACCCCTTCGGCGAGTACGGCACACATAAGGCTGCGATCGAGCGCTACCTGCTCGACGAGGCCCGTCGTCGCGGCTTTCCGGCGACGGTGTTCCGTCCCGGTCACATTGTCGGCCCTGGCTGGGCTCCATTGAACCCGGCGGGGCATTTCAACGCCGAGGTGTTTTCGAAGATCGCCCGCGGCGAGGAGCTGACGCTGCCCAATTTCGGGCTTGAAACCGTCCACCACGTCCATGCCGACGATCTGGCGCGACTGGTCATGGCGATCATTTCCAGCCGTTCGACGTCCGTGGGGGAGGCTTTCAACGCCGTCTCGCCGCAGGCGGTCAACCTGCGCGGCTACGCCGAGGCGACGTACCGCTGGTTCGGCCATGAGCCGAAGCTCAGCTACCTGCCGTTCGAGCAGTGGAAGGCCGGGCAAGACGCCGACGAAGCCAATGCCACCTGGGAGCACATCGTGCGCAGCCCCAGCCACTCCATGGAGAAGGCGCGACGCCTGCTCGGCTTTATGCCGCGCTATGCCTCGCTGGAAGCGGTGCAGGAGGCTGTCGGCTGGCTCATCGACAACGGCAAGGTTCGAGGTCCGCAAGACTAG
- a CDS encoding GyrI-like domain-containing protein gives MNTTRAGNYAVLRHQGPYADMRAEYRRLFGTWLLQSDREIC, from the coding sequence GTGAACACGACCCGCGCCGGCAACTACGCTGTGCTCCGGCACCAGGGTCCCTATGCCGACATGCGCGCCGAGTACAGACGGCTGTTTGGCACCTGGCTGCTGCAGTCGGACCGGGAAATTTGCTGA
- a CDS encoding GFA family protein has protein sequence MHQGSCLCGAVRFEVAGELSPPTACHCTKCRKHTGHYEAGTDVPRTALTVFGEDKVGWYHSSEKVRRGFCTVCGSSLFFDPIHHARIGIYMGAFDTPTNTRLAMHIFVADKGDYYDIADGLPQNLQ, from the coding sequence ATGCATCAGGGCTCATGTCTTTGCGGCGCAGTCCGCTTCGAGGTCGCGGGCGAGCTGTCGCCGCCGACGGCTTGCCATTGCACCAAGTGCCGCAAGCATACCGGACACTATGAGGCCGGCACCGACGTGCCCAGGACCGCTCTCACCGTCTTCGGCGAGGACAAGGTCGGCTGGTACCATTCGTCTGAGAAGGTGCGCCGCGGCTTCTGCACGGTTTGCGGGTCGTCGCTGTTCTTCGACCCAATCCACCACGCTCGCATAGGCATCTACATGGGTGCTTTCGACACACCCACCAATACCCGGCTGGCCATGCACATCTTCGTCGCTGACAAGGGTGACTATTACGACATCGCCGACGGCCTGCCGCAGAACCTGCAATGA
- the eno gene encoding phosphopyruvate hydratase produces MSTIIDITGRQVFDSRGNPTVEVDVVLDDGSFGRAMVPSGASTGAHEAVEQRDGGKPFLGKGVTKAVDFVNTEIFAEIQGLDALDQIGVDRALIELDGTPNKSRLGANAILGVSLAVAKAAAESSELPLYRYVGGPNAHVLPVPMMNIINGGAHADNPIDMQEFMILPVGAESMAHAVQIGSEIFHTLKKGLAADGHNTNVGDEGGFAPNLKSAEAALEYIVKSIEKAGYAAGKDVYLGLDCASTEYFKGGKYAMEGEGKTLSSEENARFLAGLVDKFPIITIEDGMAEDDWEGWKALTDLLGKKVQLVGDDLFVTNTERLRSGIKMGVANSILVKVNQIGSLSETLDAVDTAHRAAYTSVMSHRSGETEDSTISDLAVACNCGQIKTGSLSRSDRLAKYNQLIRIEEQLGTSAKYAGRSILKG; encoded by the coding sequence ATGTCTACCATCATCGACATCACCGGCCGGCAGGTCTTCGACAGCCGCGGCAATCCGACCGTCGAAGTGGATGTGGTGCTCGATGACGGCAGCTTCGGTCGCGCCATGGTGCCCTCGGGCGCTTCGACTGGGGCGCATGAGGCGGTGGAGCAGCGAGACGGCGGCAAGCCGTTCCTGGGCAAGGGCGTCACCAAGGCAGTCGACTTCGTCAACACCGAGATATTCGCCGAGATCCAGGGCCTCGACGCACTGGACCAGATCGGCGTCGATCGGGCGTTGATCGAGCTCGATGGGACGCCGAACAAGTCGCGGCTGGGTGCTAACGCCATCCTCGGCGTTTCGCTCGCCGTCGCCAAGGCCGCCGCCGAATCGAGCGAGCTGCCGCTTTATCGCTATGTCGGCGGCCCCAACGCCCACGTGCTTCCGGTGCCGATGATGAACATCATCAATGGCGGCGCCCATGCCGACAACCCGATCGACATGCAGGAGTTCATGATCCTGCCGGTCGGCGCCGAGAGCATGGCGCATGCGGTGCAGATCGGTTCGGAAATCTTCCACACCCTGAAGAAGGGGCTCGCGGCGGACGGTCACAACACCAATGTCGGCGACGAGGGCGGCTTCGCGCCGAACCTCAAGTCGGCCGAGGCGGCGCTTGAGTATATCGTCAAGTCGATCGAGAAGGCCGGCTACGCCGCCGGCAAGGATGTCTATCTCGGCCTCGACTGCGCCTCGACCGAGTACTTCAAGGGCGGCAAATACGCCATGGAAGGCGAGGGCAAGACGCTGTCGTCGGAAGAGAACGCCAGGTTCCTCGCCGGCCTCGTCGACAAGTTCCCGATCATCACCATCGAGGACGGCATGGCCGAGGACGACTGGGAGGGCTGGAAGGCGCTCACCGATCTGCTCGGCAAGAAGGTGCAGCTGGTCGGCGACGACCTGTTCGTCACCAACACCGAACGGCTGCGCTCCGGCATCAAGATGGGCGTCGCGAACTCGATCCTCGTCAAGGTGAACCAGATCGGCTCGCTCTCCGAGACGCTCGACGCCGTCGATACCGCGCACCGCGCCGCCTACACCTCGGTGATGTCGCACCGCTCCGGCGAAACCGAGGATTCGACGATCTCCGACCTCGCAGTCGCCTGCAACTGCGGGCAGATCAAGACTGGCTCGCTGTCGCGCTCGGACCGGCTGGCCAAGTACAACCAGCTGATCCGCATCGAAGAGCAGCTCGGCACTTCGGCCAAGTATGCCGGCCGCAGCATCCTGAAGGGCTGA
- a CDS encoding nucleotidyltransferase family protein: protein MPAAAQAAALRGIIRATPMLLTVLERLPELDLPDSWLVSGAIYNTVWNHLTGRPPLTGINDIDLFYFDASDLSYEAEDTAIKAADRIFAGLPLPVQLRNQARVHLWYPERFGEPYPAVTSSREAIDRFASLTHAVGARLDRAGEIELYAPFGLDDLFSFRIVPNRRINNRATHEKKAARARGVWPEIVVEAW from the coding sequence TTGCCCGCTGCGGCTCAGGCAGCCGCCCTCCGCGGCATTATTCGCGCCACCCCCATGCTGCTCACCGTGCTCGAGCGCTTGCCGGAGCTTGACCTGCCGGACAGCTGGCTGGTCTCCGGCGCCATCTACAACACGGTGTGGAACCACCTGACCGGACGGCCGCCGCTGACCGGCATCAACGATATCGACCTGTTCTATTTCGATGCGTCAGACTTGAGCTACGAAGCCGAGGATACCGCCATCAAGGCAGCCGACCGGATCTTTGCCGGCCTGCCGCTGCCGGTGCAGTTGCGCAACCAGGCGCGGGTGCACCTGTGGTACCCGGAGCGGTTCGGCGAACCCTATCCGGCTGTCACGTCATCGCGCGAGGCGATCGACCGCTTCGCTTCGCTCACCCATGCGGTCGGCGCGCGCCTGGATCGGGCAGGGGAGATCGAGCTCTACGCGCCGTTCGGCCTCGACGATCTGTTCAGCTTCCGCATCGTGCCGAACCGCCGGATAAACAACCGGGCGACGCATGAGAAGAAGGCGGCGCGGGCGAGGGGCGTGTGGCCGGAGATTGTGGTCGAGGCCTGGTAG
- a CDS encoding FtsB family cell division protein, whose amino-acid sequence MPTRLKRPAFWRHIALALGLVAFQGYLGYSVVTGQFGIESQDVLEVEIGELAAKSGALQAEIDSYRHRIDLFQTTRMDPDLVSERARALLSMAQPDDIVVMVDPANGKPISSSTTQSTPDGLTANIDIGVD is encoded by the coding sequence ATGCCCACCCGTTTGAAACGCCCAGCTTTCTGGCGCCACATCGCTCTGGCGCTCGGCCTTGTCGCTTTCCAAGGCTATCTCGGCTACAGCGTGGTCACCGGCCAGTTCGGCATCGAGAGTCAGGACGTCCTCGAGGTTGAGATCGGTGAATTGGCCGCCAAGTCCGGCGCCCTGCAGGCGGAGATCGACTCCTACCGCCACCGGATCGATCTGTTCCAGACCACGCGGATGGACCCCGATCTGGTTTCGGAGCGGGCGCGGGCGCTGTTGTCCATGGCGCAACCCGACGACATCGTGGTGATGGTCGATCCCGCGAACGGTAAACCAATTTCAAGTTCAACCACGCAGTCAACTCCAGATGGGTTAACTGCAAATATCGACATTGGTGTAGACTGA
- the pdhA gene encoding pyruvate dehydrogenase (acetyl-transferring) E1 component subunit alpha, translating into MARKAAAKPAQSNVPELTKEQELAAYREMLLIRRFEEKAGQMYGMGLIGGFCHLYIGQEAVVTGVTMASKKGEDAQITGYRDHGHMLVMGLDPKGVMAELTGRQGGLSKGKGGSMHMFSNEHRFYGGNGIVGAQVSLGTGLAFASKYRGDNTVSISYFGDGAANQGQVYESFNMAKLWNLPAVYIVENNRYGMGTSVERASGQPDFSKRGISFGIEGEQVDGMDVRMTYDAAKRAIEHARSGKGPYILEMLTYRYRGHSMSDPAKYRSKDEVSTMRAEHDPIEQVKQRIIEKRYGTEESLKEIETEIRAIVTEAADFATSDPEPAASELWTDIYAPA; encoded by the coding sequence ATGGCGCGTAAAGCGGCGGCCAAACCGGCCCAGTCCAATGTCCCCGAACTCACCAAGGAACAGGAACTCGCCGCCTACCGCGAAATGCTGCTGATCCGCCGCTTCGAGGAGAAGGCCGGCCAGATGTACGGCATGGGCCTGATCGGCGGCTTCTGCCACCTCTATATCGGCCAGGAGGCCGTGGTCACCGGCGTCACCATGGCGTCGAAGAAGGGCGAGGACGCCCAGATCACCGGCTACCGCGACCATGGTCATATGCTGGTCATGGGCCTCGATCCCAAGGGCGTCATGGCCGAACTGACCGGGCGGCAGGGCGGCCTGTCCAAGGGTAAGGGCGGCTCGATGCACATGTTCTCCAACGAGCACCGCTTCTATGGCGGTAACGGCATCGTCGGCGCCCAGGTCTCGCTCGGCACCGGCCTCGCATTCGCCAGCAAGTACCGGGGCGACAACACCGTTTCGATCTCCTATTTCGGCGACGGCGCGGCCAACCAGGGCCAGGTCTACGAGAGCTTCAACATGGCCAAGCTCTGGAACCTGCCGGCGGTCTACATCGTAGAGAACAACCGCTACGGCATGGGCACCTCGGTCGAGCGCGCCTCCGGCCAGCCGGATTTCTCCAAGCGCGGCATATCCTTCGGCATCGAGGGCGAGCAGGTCGACGGCATGGACGTCCGCATGACCTATGACGCCGCCAAGCGCGCCATCGAGCATGCCCGCTCGGGCAAGGGCCCCTACATCCTCGAGATGCTGACCTATCGCTATCGCGGCCACTCGATGTCCGATCCAGCCAAGTATCGCTCCAAGGACGAAGTCTCGACCATGCGCGCCGAGCACGATCCGATCGAGCAGGTCAAGCAGCGCATCATCGAGAAGCGCTACGGCACCGAGGAAAGCCTCAAGGAGATCGAGACCGAGATCCGCGCCATCGTCACCGAGGCCGCCGATTTCGCCACCTCCGATCCGGAGCCGGCGGCGTCCGAGCTCTGGACCGACATCTACGCTCCCGCCTGA
- a CDS encoding pyruvate dehydrogenase complex E1 component subunit beta: MEEGKLSKWLVKEGDTVKPGDVLAEIETDKATMEVESVDSGKVVKLLVPEGTEGVKVNEPIAQVQAEGETLEAPPVAKTVPEPTEAPLVAAEKAADAAPAAAAAPAAPKFEAATDPDLPEGVEMVEMTVRQALNEAMAEEMRRDKDIFLMGEEVAEYQGAYKISQNLLQEFGPQRVVDTPITEHGFAGLAVGAAFAGLRPIVEFMTWNFAMQAIDQIINSAAKQLYMSGGQVTAPIVFRGPNGAAARVGAQHSQDYSAWYSHVPGLHVVAPFSAADAKGLLKAAIRSNTPVVFLENEILYGSTGLVPKVDDYVLPIGKARIAREGKDVTIVSFSMGMRYATQATEKLVAAGIDVELIDLRTLRPMDTRTVIESVKKTGRLVTVEEGWPQGGVGAELSAVVTAEAFDYLDAPPTRVTGKDVPMPYAANLEKLALPSVDEVIAAVNAVTYRS; encoded by the coding sequence ATGGAAGAGGGCAAACTCTCCAAATGGCTGGTCAAGGAAGGCGACACGGTAAAGCCCGGCGACGTGCTGGCCGAGATCGAGACCGACAAGGCGACCATGGAGGTCGAGAGCGTCGATAGTGGCAAGGTGGTGAAGCTCCTGGTTCCCGAGGGCACCGAGGGCGTCAAGGTCAACGAGCCGATCGCCCAGGTACAGGCCGAAGGCGAGACGCTGGAAGCCCCGCCGGTGGCCAAGACCGTGCCGGAGCCGACCGAGGCTCCGTTGGTTGCTGCCGAGAAGGCCGCCGACGCCGCTCCCGCTGCGGCCGCGGCGCCGGCTGCCCCCAAGTTCGAGGCCGCTACCGATCCCGATCTGCCGGAAGGTGTGGAGATGGTCGAAATGACCGTCCGCCAGGCGCTGAACGAGGCGATGGCCGAGGAGATGCGCCGCGACAAGGACATCTTCCTCATGGGCGAGGAAGTGGCCGAGTACCAGGGCGCCTACAAGATCAGCCAGAACCTCTTGCAGGAGTTCGGCCCGCAGCGCGTCGTCGATACGCCGATCACCGAACACGGCTTTGCCGGCCTCGCCGTCGGCGCGGCCTTTGCCGGCCTCCGGCCGATCGTCGAGTTCATGACCTGGAACTTCGCCATGCAGGCGATCGACCAGATCATCAACTCCGCCGCCAAGCAGCTCTATATGTCCGGCGGCCAGGTGACGGCGCCGATCGTGTTCCGTGGACCCAACGGCGCCGCAGCGCGCGTCGGCGCCCAGCACAGCCAGGACTACTCGGCCTGGTATAGCCACGTTCCGGGCCTGCACGTGGTCGCCCCGTTCAGCGCCGCCGATGCCAAGGGCCTGCTCAAGGCCGCCATCCGCTCGAACACCCCGGTGGTGTTCCTCGAGAACGAGATTCTCTACGGCTCGACCGGCCTCGTTCCCAAGGTCGACGACTACGTGCTGCCGATCGGCAAGGCGCGCATCGCCCGCGAAGGCAAGGACGTGACCATCGTGTCGTTCTCGATGGGTATGCGCTATGCCACGCAGGCCACCGAGAAGCTGGTCGCCGCCGGTATCGACGTCGAACTGATCGACCTGAGGACGCTGCGTCCGATGGACACCCGCACGGTCATCGAGTCGGTCAAGAAGACTGGCCGCCTCGTCACCGTCGAGGAAGGCTGGCCGCAGGGCGGCGTCGGCGCCGAGCTCTCGGCAGTCGTCACCGCCGAGGCGTTCGACTATCTCGATGCCCCGCCGACCCGCGTCACCGGCAAGGACGTGCCGATGCCCTACGCCGCCAACCTCGAGAAGTTGGCGCTGCCGAGCGTCGACGAGGTTATCGCGGCGGTGAACGCCGTCACCTATCGGAGCTGA
- a CDS encoding nucleoside deaminase yields the protein MTTQAELDRKFLDAAYQEAQLGLSEGGIPIGSVLVRNGEIIGRGHNRRVQKGDPILHGEMDAIQNAGRQRTYKDVTCYTTLSPCMMCTGTIIQFGISRVVVAESKNFKGFQDVLSLAGVDVVDYHEQRCEHMMADFIEKHPQLWNEDIGE from the coding sequence ATGACAACGCAGGCTGAGCTCGATCGGAAGTTCCTCGATGCGGCTTACCAGGAGGCTCAACTGGGCCTTTCAGAGGGGGGCATCCCGATCGGCTCGGTACTGGTGCGCAATGGCGAGATCATCGGCCGCGGCCACAACCGGCGGGTGCAGAAGGGCGATCCGATCCTGCACGGGGAAATGGACGCTATCCAGAATGCCGGCCGGCAGCGCACCTACAAGGACGTGACCTGCTACACCACGCTCAGCCCCTGCATGATGTGCACCGGCACCATCATCCAGTTTGGCATTTCGCGCGTGGTCGTGGCGGAATCGAAGAATTTCAAAGGCTTCCAGGATGTCCTGTCACTGGCCGGCGTCGACGTCGTGGACTACCACGAGCAACGCTGCGAGCACATGATGGCGGATTTCATCGAGAAGCATCCGCAACTCTGGAACGAAGATATCGGCGAGTAA
- a CDS encoding pyruvate dehydrogenase complex dihydrolipoamide acetyltransferase: MSINITMPALSPTMEEGKLAKWHVKEGDSVSSGDVIAEIETDKATMEVEAVDEGKIGKIVVPEGTENVKVNAVIAVILTEGETAADVKTPAPAAATTAKAPAPAKAEAPAAAAPAPAAATPAPAAPKPAAAPAANGARVFASPLARRLAKEAGIELGAISGSGPHGRVVRSDVEAAKSGKAPLKAAPAPAAAAASGGAALAGGMSKAQVMALYPEGSYDIVPNDGMRKVVAARLTEAKQTIPHFYLSLDCKIDALLEAREQINAAAPLKDGKPAYKLSVNDFVMKAWAAALMKVPTANATWAGDSILYHKHADVAVAVAVPGGLFTPVVKACDTKSLRQISDEVKDLAGRARSKKLMPQEYQGGTSSVSNLGMYGIKNFQAVVNPPHGTILAVGVGEERVYVEKGQIKTASFMTVTLSCDHRAVDGALGAEVLAAFKGLIENPVMMLA; the protein is encoded by the coding sequence ATGAGCATCAACATCACCATGCCCGCGCTCTCTCCCACCATGGAAGAGGGCAAGCTCGCCAAGTGGCACGTCAAGGAAGGCGACAGCGTCTCGTCCGGTGACGTGATCGCCGAGATCGAGACCGACAAGGCGACGATGGAAGTCGAAGCGGTCGACGAGGGCAAGATCGGCAAGATCGTCGTCCCCGAGGGCACCGAGAACGTCAAGGTCAATGCCGTGATCGCGGTGATCCTCACCGAAGGCGAAACCGCCGCCGACGTGAAGACCCCGGCACCAGCTGCCGCTACCACCGCCAAGGCGCCCGCGCCGGCGAAGGCCGAGGCCCCGGCTGCTGCTGCGCCGGCTCCCGCCGCCGCCACTCCAGCTCCTGCAGCGCCGAAGCCGGCGGCTGCCCCTGCAGCCAACGGCGCCCGCGTCTTTGCCTCGCCGCTGGCGAGGCGGTTGGCCAAGGAAGCCGGTATCGAGCTCGGCGCCATCTCGGGCTCCGGCCCGCATGGCCGCGTCGTCCGCTCCGACGTCGAAGCCGCCAAGTCCGGCAAGGCGCCGCTGAAGGCCGCCCCGGCTCCTGCGGCTGCCGCGGCGTCGGGCGGTGCAGCGCTCGCGGGAGGCATGAGCAAGGCGCAGGTCATGGCGCTCTATCCCGAGGGCAGCTATGACATCGTCCCCAACGACGGCATGCGCAAGGTCGTCGCGGCGCGCCTCACCGAGGCCAAGCAGACCATCCCGCATTTCTACCTGTCGCTCGACTGCAAGATCGACGCGCTGCTCGAAGCGCGCGAGCAGATCAATGCTGCGGCGCCCCTCAAGGACGGCAAGCCGGCCTACAAGCTCTCGGTCAACGACTTCGTCATGAAGGCCTGGGCCGCAGCCCTGATGAAGGTGCCCACCGCCAACGCCACCTGGGCCGGGGACTCGATCCTCTATCACAAGCATGCCGACGTGGCGGTTGCGGTGGCTGTGCCGGGCGGGCTGTTCACCCCGGTGGTCAAGGCCTGCGATACCAAGTCGCTCCGCCAGATTTCCGATGAAGTGAAGGACCTGGCCGGGCGTGCCCGCTCCAAGAAGCTGATGCCCCAGGAATACCAGGGCGGCACCTCCTCGGTTTCCAACTTGGGCATGTACGGCATCAAGAACTTCCAGGCCGTCGTTAACCCGCCGCACGGCACCATTCTCGCGGTGGGTGTCGGTGAGGAGCGGGTTTACGTCGAGAAGGGCCAGATCAAGACGGCCAGCTTCATGACGGTCACGCTCAGCTGTGACCACCGCGCCGTCGACGGTGCGCTGGGCGCCGAGGTGCTGGCGGCATTCAAGGGCCTGATCGAAAACCCGGTCATGATGCTGGCTTGA
- a CDS encoding SGNH/GDSL hydrolase family protein, which produces MMKTILAFGDSLTFGANPIPGGPRHPYEDRWPTALERTLEGKARVIAEGLGGRTTVHDDGWAAADRNGARLLPTLLESHSPLDLVIIMLGTNDLKPFHGRTAQEAANGMRRLVQIVRGHYVKPTDVMPKIILVAPPHIRDTDHPEMLLHFGEEAIGQSKLFARWYKLRADEYGTGFFDAATVAEAHPADGVHLDAANTRAIGEGMAPLVKEVLGL; this is translated from the coding sequence GTGATGAAGACCATCCTCGCTTTTGGCGACAGCCTGACGTTCGGCGCCAACCCCATCCCCGGCGGCCCGCGCCATCCTTACGAGGATCGGTGGCCGACCGCCCTCGAGCGTACCCTTGAGGGCAAGGCTCGGGTCATCGCTGAGGGCCTCGGTGGTCGCACCACCGTGCATGATGACGGCTGGGCCGCCGCCGATCGGAACGGCGCGCGTCTGCTGCCGACGCTGCTCGAGTCGCATTCGCCGCTCGATCTCGTCATCATCATGCTGGGCACCAACGACCTGAAGCCGTTCCATGGCCGTACGGCGCAGGAAGCCGCCAACGGCATGCGCCGGCTGGTGCAGATCGTCCGCGGCCACTACGTCAAGCCGACCGACGTTATGCCCAAGATCATCCTCGTCGCGCCGCCGCATATCCGCGATACCGACCACCCGGAGATGCTGCTGCATTTCGGTGAGGAGGCGATCGGGCAATCCAAGCTCTTCGCTCGGTGGTACAAGCTGCGCGCCGACGAATACGGCACCGGCTTCTTTGATGCCGCGACTGTCGCCGAAGCGCATCCGGCCGATGGCGTGCATCTCGACGCCGCCAACACCCGTGCCATCGGCGAGGGTATGGCGCCGCTGGTCAAAGAGGTTCTGGGCCTGTGA
- a CDS encoding GNAT family N-acetyltransferase, whose translation MNAPFTTRPATKADASEIALLVNVATHGGIGMGWAHDARARGTYDPIEVGRLDMLDERDGLNWRNATIAESDSEVVGMLLGYPQPEEMGPLPDDLEDFLVPIVELEWLSGGHWFISMLAVHAPWRGQGVGSLLLELAETKRAEAGSRGLALITEDANVRARELYEREGFRVSASRPMRKYPDGTAPGRDWILMMKDQQHG comes from the coding sequence GTGAACGCCCCGTTCACCACGCGCCCGGCGACCAAGGCTGATGCGAGTGAGATCGCGCTGCTGGTCAACGTCGCGACGCATGGCGGGATCGGCATGGGCTGGGCGCATGATGCGCGCGCCAGGGGCACTTACGACCCGATCGAAGTCGGCCGGCTGGACATGCTCGACGAGCGCGATGGGTTGAACTGGCGCAACGCGACGATCGCCGAGAGCGATAGCGAGGTGGTCGGCATGCTGCTGGGCTACCCGCAGCCCGAAGAGATGGGGCCGCTTCCCGATGACCTCGAGGACTTCCTGGTTCCGATCGTCGAGCTTGAATGGCTGTCCGGCGGCCACTGGTTCATTTCGATGCTGGCGGTGCATGCGCCATGGCGCGGGCAGGGCGTCGGCAGCCTGCTGCTCGAGCTGGCCGAAACAAAACGCGCCGAGGCCGGCAGTCGGGGCCTGGCATTGATCACTGAGGACGCGAACGTGCGGGCGAGAGAGCTCTACGAGCGCGAAGGTTTTAGAGTTTCCGCGTCTCGGCCGATGCGCAAGTACCCCGATGGTACGGCACCGGGCAGGGACTGGATATTGATGATGAAGGACCAACAACATGGCTGA